One window of Clarias gariepinus isolate MV-2021 ecotype Netherlands chromosome 21, CGAR_prim_01v2, whole genome shotgun sequence genomic DNA carries:
- the LOC128509518 gene encoding flavin reductase (NADPH)-like, with amino-acid sequence MKIAVLGATGQTGQQLVTQALQQGHNVTAIVRNPSKLTINHENLKVVEGNIFSEESLKPHFTGQDVVMSCLGFQPSFFNGVDGYTQSMTAILNAMQEVKVNQIITMTSWYTEPNSGNKASYFVRYLLLPIIRSVLSNMYEMEKLLEKTEDINWTVVRPPGLQNTPVTDKEFLTHEGYYVPDENDCPVGQTVSRSDVARFMLTVLSNNTWIKKAVAFITK; translated from the exons ATGAAGATTGCAGTTCTTGGAGCTACAGGACAGACCGGACAACAGCTGGTAACCCAGGCTCTCCAGCAGGGACACAATGTCACTGCTATAGTGAGGAATCCTTCCAAACTGACCATAAACCATGAGAACCTTAAG GTGGTGGAGGGAAATATTTTCTCTGAGGAAAGTCTGAAGCCGCACTTCACAGGACAGGATGTTGTTATGTCATGTCTTGGGTTTCAACCATCTTTTTTCAACGGAGTCGATGGCTACACACAGTCAATGACAGCAATCCTTAATGCAATGCAAGAGGTCAAAGTGAACCAAATAATTACCATGACATCATGGTACACGGAGC CTAATTCAGGAAATAAAGCTTCATATTTTGTTCGCTATTTGCTGTTGCCAATCATTCGAAGTGTCCTAAGCAACATGTATGAGATGGAGAAGCTTTTGGAGAAGACTGAGGACATAAACTGGACTGTGGTCAGGCCACCAGGGCTGCAGAATACTCCAGTAACAG ACAAGGAATTCCTTACACATGAAGGTTACTATGTGCCTGATGAGAACGACTGCCCTGTAGGCCAGACTGTGTCAAGATCAGATGTGGCTCGATTCATGCTGACTGTGCTCAGCAACAACACCTGGATAAAGAAAGCAGTTGCTTTTATCACCAAGtga